A window of Candidatus Purcelliella pentastirinorum contains these coding sequences:
- the dnaE gene encoding DNA polymerase III subunit alpha translates to MFNSKFIHLSVHTDYSIIDGLIKINSLVNKIFTLCMSAVAVTDFNNIFGLVKFYNLSHKIGIKPIIGADFIIKSLTNGINKLTILAKNNIGYKNLIFLISLAYKNKINNSIPAITYELLIKYKDGLIILSGGIHGDIGKSLLDNNDMLIKKNINFYKKYFNNNYYLELSRIGKINEENYINLAIDLSYKENIPVVATNKVRFLKKDDFYIHEIRVAINNGNKLNDLKYSSKYSNLQYLRSEQEMCKLFIDIPEALINTVEISKRCNVFLDWNKYHLPKFKLKNISEEDYLFLQANKGMKKRLLFLYSEKNKKNIKYENYYERLNHELNIIKQVGFSGYFLIVMEFVKWAKSNFIPVGPGRGSGAGSLVAYALGITDIDPLDFNLIFERFLNCEKISLPDFDIDFCMEKRDLIIEHVIKKYGYNNVSQIITFGTMTAKVVIRDVGRVLGYPYGFVNKISKLIPFDPGITINNALFLSPQLLIYYKTDNSIKELIDLSIKLEGIIRNVGKHAGGVVISPKKITNFLPLYYDKDSKNSLTQFDKNDIERIGLIKFDFLGLRTLTIIDNTLKIINIKRKKLGKKIIDINKITLNDKKSFLILKTAKTTAVFQLESYGIKNLIRRLQPDTFEELIALIALYRPGPLQSGMVDNFINRKHGKELIAYPDKYWQHKSLKPILESTYGIILYQEQVMQISQILSDYSLGQADILRRAMTKKKKSVMLKQRILFKKGAIKKGININLAMKIFDLMEKFAAYGFNKSHSAAYALISYRTLWLKANYPVEFLVSVLNAEINNTDKLSFLINECKYLQINICSPNINLSMYNFFIDKFGNIVYGLGAIKGLNKDLIYLIVNNRIKNGKYNSLLDFCIRIKSKKLNISMLKKLIFSGALDTIDSSRYNLLKNLENSFKVTEQYLGSQSVGQIDMFNLLKEKFSYTNVFNTKYLLNWSEEYESNKEKESLGFYLIKHPITKYFKEIRKYTNNNNTLKDLLSIDINNKTNNFVVFGLVTSVKFSKTKYNNKVIIFTLDDSFGNIEIVLLEKYINKYKHLILCNNILIVNIRVKFNFFSRYLNVLANNIIDIIEARNKYLSKVIIYIPKKKIKNSILKLLCYYLKTLLQGNLTLYLYKLKNNIYKNEKKLIRKMKHIVPSNDFINKVESLLGKEYIELKFK, encoded by the coding sequence ATGTTTAATTCTAAATTTATACATCTAAGTGTTCATACTGATTATTCTATAATAGATGGATTAATAAAAATAAATAGTCTTGTAAATAAAATTTTTACTTTATGTATGTCAGCTGTTGCAGTTACTGATTTTAATAATATTTTTGGTTTAGTAAAATTTTACAATTTATCTCATAAAATTGGTATTAAACCAATTATAGGTGCTGATTTTATAATTAAATCTTTAACGAATGGAATTAATAAACTAACTATTTTAGCAAAAAATAATATAGGTTATAAAAATTTAATATTTTTAATATCCCTGGCATATAAAAATAAAATTAATAATTCAATACCTGCAATTACTTATGAATTATTAATTAAATATAAAGATGGATTAATCATATTGTCTGGAGGGATACATGGTGACATAGGTAAATCATTATTAGATAATAATGATATGTTAATTAAAAAAAATATTAACTTTTATAAGAAATATTTTAATAATAATTATTATTTGGAATTATCAAGAATTGGGAAAATAAATGAAGAAAATTATATTAATTTAGCAATAGATTTATCATATAAAGAAAATATACCAGTAGTTGCAACTAATAAAGTTCGTTTTTTAAAAAAAGATGATTTTTATATACATGAAATTAGAGTGGCTATTAATAATGGAAATAAATTAAATGATTTAAAATATTCTTCTAAATATAGTAATTTACAATATCTTCGTAGTGAACAAGAAATGTGTAAATTATTTATTGATATCCCTGAAGCATTAATAAATACTGTTGAAATATCTAAAAGGTGTAATGTTTTTTTAGATTGGAACAAATATCATTTACCTAAATTTAAGTTAAAAAATATTAGTGAGGAAGATTATTTATTTTTACAAGCTAACAAAGGAATGAAGAAACGGTTATTATTTTTATACTCTGAAAAAAACAAAAAAAATATTAAATATGAAAATTATTATGAAAGATTAAATCATGAATTAAATATAATAAAACAAGTAGGTTTTTCTGGTTATTTTTTGATAGTTATGGAATTTGTTAAATGGGCAAAATCTAATTTTATTCCTGTTGGTCCTGGTAGAGGTTCAGGTGCTGGTTCTTTAGTTGCTTATGCATTAGGAATTACGGATATTGATCCGTTAGATTTTAATTTGATTTTTGAACGTTTTTTGAATTGTGAAAAAATTTCTTTACCCGATTTTGATATTGATTTTTGTATGGAAAAAAGAGATTTGATTATTGAACATGTTATTAAAAAATATGGTTATAATAATGTATCACAAATTATTACTTTTGGAACAATGACAGCTAAGGTTGTGATACGTGATGTAGGACGTGTACTTGGTTATCCATATGGATTTGTAAATAAAATTTCTAAATTAATTCCATTTGATCCAGGTATTACTATAAATAATGCTCTTTTTCTGTCTCCTCAGTTATTAATATATTATAAAACTGATAATTCTATCAAAGAATTAATAGATCTTTCAATTAAATTAGAAGGTATTATACGTAATGTAGGTAAACATGCTGGTGGAGTTGTTATATCACCTAAAAAAATAACTAATTTCTTACCCTTGTATTACGATAAAGATTCTAAAAATTCTTTGACACAATTTGATAAAAATGATATTGAACGTATTGGTTTAATAAAATTTGATTTTTTAGGATTACGTACACTTACAATTATTGATAATACTTTAAAAATAATTAATATTAAAAGAAAAAAATTAGGAAAGAAAATAATTGATATCAATAAAATAACTTTAAACGATAAAAAAAGTTTTCTTATTTTAAAAACAGCTAAAACAACTGCTGTATTCCAACTTGAATCTTATGGTATTAAGAATTTAATTAGACGATTACAACCGGATACATTTGAAGAATTGATTGCATTAATTGCATTGTATAGACCTGGTCCTCTTCAATCTGGAATGGTTGATAATTTTATAAACAGAAAACATGGTAAGGAATTAATAGCATATCCTGATAAATATTGGCAACATAAATCATTAAAACCTATATTAGAATCTACGTATGGTATTATTCTTTATCAAGAACAAGTTATGCAAATATCACAAATTTTATCCGATTATAGTTTAGGTCAAGCTGATATATTAAGAAGAGCTATGACTAAAAAAAAAAAAAGTGTTATGTTAAAACAAAGAATTTTGTTTAAAAAGGGTGCAATAAAGAAAGGTATAAATATCAATTTAGCAATGAAAATATTTGATTTGATGGAAAAATTCGCTGCATATGGATTTAATAAATCACATTCTGCTGCATATGCATTGATATCTTATAGAACATTATGGCTTAAAGCTAATTATCCTGTTGAATTTTTAGTATCTGTATTGAATGCTGAAATTAATAATACTGATAAATTATCATTTTTAATTAATGAATGTAAATATTTGCAAATAAATATTTGTAGTCCTAATATAAATCTTAGTATGTATAATTTTTTTATTGATAAATTCGGGAATATTGTTTATGGATTAGGAGCAATTAAAGGTTTAAATAAAGATCTCATATATTTAATTGTAAATAATAGAATAAAAAATGGTAAATATAACAGTTTATTAGATTTTTGTATACGAATAAAAAGTAAAAAATTAAATATTAGTATGTTAAAAAAATTAATTTTTTCAGGTGCTTTGGATACAATAGATTCATCTAGATATAATTTATTAAAAAATTTAGAAAATTCTTTTAAAGTAACTGAACAATATTTAGGTTCTCAATCTGTTGGTCAAATTGATATGTTTAATCTTTTAAAAGAAAAATTTTCATATACTAATGTTTTTAATACAAAATATTTATTAAATTGGTCAGAAGAATATGAATCAAATAAAGAAAAAGAGTCTTTAGGTTTTTATTTAATAAAACACCCTATTACAAAATATTTTAAAGAGATTCGTAAATATACTAATAATAATAATACATTAAAAGATCTATTATCTATAGATATAAATAATAAAACAAATAATTTTGTTGTTTTTGGTTTAGTAACTTCTGTAAAATTTTCTAAAACTAAATATAATAATAAAGTTATAATTTTTACATTAGATGATTCTTTTGGAAATATTGAAATTGTTTTATTAGAAAAATATATTAATAAGTATAAACATTTAATATTATGTAATAATATTCTAATTGTAAATATAAGAGTAAAATTTAATTTTTTTAGTAGATATTTAAATGTTTTAGCTAATAATATAATAGATATTATAGAAGCACGTAATAAATATTTATCTAAGGTTATTATTTATATACCAAAAAAAAAAATTAAAAATAGTATATTAAAATTGTTATGTTATTACTTAAAAACTTTATTACAGGGTAATTTAACTTTATATTTATATAAATTAAAAAATAATATTTATAAAAATGAAAAAAAATTAATAAGAAAAATGAAACATATTGTTCCTAGTAATGATTTTATTAACAAAGTAGAATCATTATTGGGAAAAGAATATATTGAATTAAAATTCAAATAA
- the fabZ gene encoding 3-hydroxyacyl-ACP dehydratase FabZ yields the protein MSTKIHNLSIEEILKLLPHRYPFLLIDRIIYIIPHISLKGIKNISFNEPFFQGHFPNKKIFPGVLILEAMAQATGILAFKSLGELKIGELYYFAGVDNARFKYPVVPGDQLIIKVYFDKTRCGLTKFKGIAYVKNKIVCEADIMCSRGK from the coding sequence TTGAGTACTAAAATTCATAATTTGAGTATTGAAGAAATTTTAAAATTATTACCTCATCGTTATCCGTTTTTGTTAATAGATCGTATTATTTACATAATTCCCCATATATCTTTAAAAGGAATTAAAAATATTTCCTTTAATGAACCATTTTTTCAAGGACATTTTCCTAATAAAAAGATATTTCCTGGGGTATTGATTTTAGAGGCTATGGCTCAAGCAACAGGTATTTTAGCATTTAAAAGTTTAGGTGAATTAAAAATTGGAGAATTATATTATTTTGCTGGTGTTGATAATGCTAGATTTAAATATCCTGTTGTACCTGGAGATCAATTGATAATTAAAGTATATTTTGATAAAACTCGTTGTGGTTTAACTAAATTTAAGGGTATTGCTTATGTAAAAAATAAAATTGTTTGTGAAGCAGATATTATGTGTTCACGAGGTAAATAA